The Sulfoacidibacillus ferrooxidans genome contains the following window.
TTCCCCTGTTTTTTGGACACGTAGTTCTAAGGCTTGTGTTTTCTTACGATTGAGAATGGTGGTTAGAAAGCGTTCAGGTATCTGTAGTTGATCGATGGATATCATGAATGGTTCCTTTTGTTTCACTTGCTGAACACCATGGAGGTCGATAGGATGGTGTGGATCTGGATGGTTTTGCTGTTTGGGTGCTTCACGTTTATTTTTTGCTGGAAGAAGATCCACATGCAACGCAATCACACCGATTCCGCTTGGGCATTCTGACGTTGGACGATCGGTCACCAGCTCTCCTTGCACCCAAAGATGTTCTCCTAAAGGGAGTTTGTCTAAGTGAATGCGGGTGGCCGATTGGAGAGAAACAAATATAGTGAAGATGATCTCGTTTCCTGCAGGCAATCCTTTAGCTGGTGCTGATGAGCCTTTCTCCTTGATCTCGACAGTATAATAGGTCGTGTGCTTGGTTGCCTCTCGAAAGATGGGGCCGGTTACGATGATGTTAGCAGCCATGATCTGCACATCCTTTGCTGACCGGATGTCTTTTTTTGCGCCCTGTTTGTAGATGGAGGTTTTTACGCATCTGTACGGGCGCACTTGTAGCATCCAATGGAAAGCGTTCATGATGATGTCTGACCCGTTGGACGTGACTGTGCGAAAAGGTGCTGATATATACTCGTCCATTCAGCTGAAGATGGAATTCAGCCACCTGATCGATGTAGCCGCTAGGCGTCACCATCGGCATCCATTCGGAGACTCGCCACACGTGCGTCCCGATGGGTGTTTCTCTGACTAGGGTACAGGTCACCTGATACAATTCTTGTTGATTAAGCAAGGGTTTCATCCAATGCCTCCAAACTATCTAGATAGCAAACGTACGAAAAAGGTCTTAGGTACGTATCAGTGCTGCTAACTCGTTGGCACACGAACTGCACACCTTTTTTCTGTGCAGTTCGATTAAGTTGTTTCTAGCATCACAAAATTCACATGTACTCTGATATTTACGCAGGATGATCTGATGGCCATCCAGGAAATATTCAATGGGATCTTTGATTTTCATCCCAAGCGTATGGCGTAGTTCTTTGGGTATAACAATGCGACCTAGTTGGTCTACATTTCTACATACACCGGTAGCTTTCAAGTGATCACGCCTCTTTCTTCTTTTGATATAATCATAACATAGATGGCATCGTCAGTTAAAAGATCATCTGATTGGGATATAACCTTCTCTAAGCATTCAATCCTATTTCATAGTTAATTTATAAGAAATTATAATCTGTGACATGGTATCAGCAAGTTGATCAACAGGGAAATTTTTTCATGCGCGAATAAAAAGTAATCCTATTCTGATACCAAATCCGACAAAAGAATCGGTATACATGTCTCTTAACGAGATGAGCAGAAAAAAAGCGAAGAAGACCCAAATCGACAACCAATTCATTGGCATAACGACCTATTTACCGTGAGGGTAGTGTACTCCCCATGTAGGATTTGATCACGCTGCAAGAAGACCATGCAATGAACAATATCTACTAGGTCGTGTCCTATTATCACTCAACTTGACTTTAAACGGTAGTAAAGGGTTGTTATCATTTGTAGCGTGTCATTCATAAAACTTGTATAATAAATCGATTGCCATGCATGGATAAAGGGCGCGATTTAGTATGAGATGACTATTGAAACTAGATTCATGACAATAAATCATCCATTATGGATATACTAAATGATCATTTGGACCCTATCTTATCTTATCGGCGTACACGTAAGTACAAGCTATTAGGTTTTTTTACCCTTCACGTGTTGAGACATAGGAGATGTATCGATTGATAATAGGCAGAGGAAGGAGAAAACGATTTACATCAAATGTACCCTTTGTGGTGTTGTTTATCATCATGATCATCGTACTGCTCGTTAGTTCACTAGCTGTCTCACGATTACGTCATCCTCTTGAAACTTTGCCATCTCCTCGATCATTTGATGGACAGGCAGAGTTAGAGGTGTGGAACTTTACGTCTCATCACATGGTGAATAAAGCGGGGGCAATTGAACAAACAGCATCCTATTATCGAAATAAAAGTAAGAACATTACGTCTTTGTCTGAATCTATTGGGTTGCTTTTAGATTATTCGATTCTATCCCATGATCACAAGCTTTTTGTGCAACAGGAACAGGTAGTTAAACAATCCTTCATGCTAGATCAAGGAATCTCTTGGCGAGTTATGGATGGAGAGCGTTCACCAGTTAATAGCACAATTGATGATCTACGTATTATCGCCGCTTTAACTCGTGGAAGTGGTCAGTTTCATGATCCATCGGCTTTGCATTTTGCGAAGATTTTAGCCACCGGTTTGCTTACACATGATGCTACTTCTACGGGATGGCTACTTGACTATTCTAGTCTGACAAGTATAGCCCATCAACAATCCCCTTGGCTTGCGGTCTGGTACTGGAATCTGGCAAATGTACGTACTCTATCGAAGTTAAACAAAAAGTACCTTCCAATCCTTTTGCACGAACGGGAGGCGTTAGCACATGCTACCAATCATGTGGGGCTATATGCCTTATTCTATAATCCAGATACTCATACTTATCGTTTTCCATCCTCTAACCGATTGAATATGGATGATGAATTATTGACAGCACTTCACGCACAATCGTGCGGTTTGCCTACTAAGAAGTTCAGAAATCATTTAGCAATACTTTTAGATAAGAGTACCCTAATTCCTGCTGAAGTGTCAGAGGATTGGACAATTAAGTCTTCCGTTCAGTCCCCCGCCATCTATGCATTGGCGATCCGATTGTTTTATCGGGCAGGTGATGATGATGATGCCATACGTTGTCTTCATCTTTTATTGGATATGCAAGTT
Protein-coding sequences here:
- a CDS encoding AbrB/MazE/SpoVT family DNA-binding domain-containing protein, which codes for MKATGVCRNVDQLGRIVIPKELRHTLGMKIKDPIEYFLDGHQIILRKYQSTCEFCDARNNLIELHRKKVCSSCANELAALIRT